A stretch of the Thermodesulfobacteriota bacterium genome encodes the following:
- the hpt gene encoding hypoxanthine phosphoribosyltransferase yields the protein MKEEKLVLLYSREEIVRKVKDIANQISKDYDGKEVILICILKGAFVFLADLIRNLRIPLKIDFVRLASYGSQTRSLGDINITKDIELSIEGKNVLVVEDIVDTGLTTSYLIERLKAKNPNSLRLCVLIEKKERREVNIEADYVGFILEEGFIVGYGLDFDERYRYLPEIYRIVD from the coding sequence ATGAAAGAGGAAAAACTTGTACTGCTTTACTCTAGAGAGGAGATTGTCCGAAAGGTAAAAGATATTGCCAACCAAATCTCGAAAGACTATGATGGCAAAGAAGTTATACTGATCTGTATTCTAAAGGGGGCTTTCGTCTTCCTCGCAGACCTTATTAGAAACCTCCGGATACCGTTGAAGATTGACTTTGTCAGGCTTGCCAGCTATGGATCACAAACTCGGTCATTAGGAGATATAAATATCACCAAGGATATCGAGTTGTCAATTGAAGGAAAGAATGTGCTTGTTGTGGAGGATATCGTCGATACTGGGTTAACCACCTCCTACCTTATTGAGAGGCTCAAGGCAAAAAACCCAAATTCTCTGAGATTATGCGTATTAATAGAGAAAAAAGAAAGACGAGAGGTAAATATTGAAGCCGATTATGTTGGCTTTATACTAGAAGAGGGTTTCATTGTTGGTTATGGATTAGATTTTGATGAAAGATATAGGTACTTGCCTGAGATTTACAGGATAGTTGATTAG
- a CDS encoding DUF3426 domain-containing protein: protein MIVQCERCQTKFKLDDERVPEGGAKARCSKCQHTFAIVKPTTTPGIGTTGQLKGENEGVKSGRFPLKSMVALLVLFVVVGGGVFLYWDKLVEINWKIFSMSNLRDYLGSRISPDENTILPKFQIRGYYIDNINVGRIFVIEGKAINNSSEAKGFIKVKGALFDSMGNKLAEREVFCGNILSKEELMKLEADQIDSCLNNPAGEFSINQNVPPQKSIPFMVVFFDLPEGLKEFRVSVVRNQELERHQFGIN, encoded by the coding sequence ATGATAGTTCAGTGTGAAAGATGTCAGACAAAATTTAAACTCGATGATGAAAGGGTACCAGAAGGAGGAGCTAAAGCAAGGTGTTCAAAATGTCAACATACATTTGCGATCGTAAAACCTACAACAACACCGGGTATTGGAACCACAGGGCAATTAAAAGGAGAAAATGAAGGGGTTAAATCGGGGAGATTTCCTTTAAAAAGCATGGTAGCTCTATTAGTCCTGTTTGTCGTAGTTGGTGGAGGAGTATTCCTCTATTGGGATAAATTGGTAGAAATAAACTGGAAGATATTCAGCATGTCCAACCTCAGAGATTATCTTGGTTCAAGGATATCCCCTGATGAAAATACTATCTTGCCCAAATTCCAAATCCGTGGATATTATATCGATAATATCAATGTAGGTAGGATCTTTGTAATAGAAGGTAAGGCTATAAATAACTCTTCGGAGGCAAAGGGTTTTATCAAGGTAAAAGGAGCACTCTTTGATAGCATGGGTAATAAGCTAGCTGAAAGAGAAGTATTCTGTGGTAACATCCTTTCTAAAGAAGAATTGATGAAACTGGAAGCGGATCAAATCGACTCCTGTCTGAACAATCCTGCGGGAGAGTTCTCAATAAACCAGAATGTTCCACCACAAAAATCTATTCCTTTTATGGTTGTCTTCTTTGACTTACCAGAGGGCCTGAAGGAATTTCGTGTTAGCGTGGTCAGAAATCAGGAGCTAGAGAGGCATCAATTTGGAATCAACTAG
- a CDS encoding potassium channel protein, with product MESTRNLIFAIISLIIILFIGTIGYTLIQKWDILDSLYMTIITITTVGYGEVSKLGAPGKIFTIVLIIGGVGIAAYIVGSISKMMVEGEIIRILGRRKLEKQIQALKNHYIICGCGRIGSLICKELATSAKPLPFVAIDNDPKVIEKIESENYLYIQGNSIDEDILIKAGIKDARGLVTVVSSDSDNVYITLTARELNPKIFILARASYEGAEKKLLRAGADKVISPYVIGGIRMAHAILRPTVVDFIELATHKQSMELQLEEITVRKASRLIGVSLKDCAIRQDMGLIIVAIKKATGQMVFNPSSESKIELGDTVVALGEKKDLIELENMMGA from the coding sequence TTGGAATCAACTAGAAACTTAATTTTCGCTATTATATCCCTGATCATTATTCTCTTTATAGGTACGATCGGTTATACGTTGATACAAAAGTGGGATATCCTGGATTCCCTCTATATGACTATTATAACCATCACCACTGTAGGGTATGGGGAGGTTTCTAAACTGGGCGCGCCAGGTAAAATCTTTACTATTGTATTGATAATCGGCGGAGTCGGAATCGCCGCTTATATAGTTGGAAGTATTTCTAAAATGATGGTTGAAGGAGAGATAATAAGAATCTTAGGGAGGAGAAAATTGGAAAAGCAGATTCAGGCACTTAAGAATCATTACATTATATGCGGTTGTGGTCGAATCGGGAGTTTAATCTGCAAAGAGCTCGCCACATCTGCTAAACCATTACCATTTGTGGCCATCGACAATGATCCCAAAGTTATAGAGAAGATTGAAAGTGAAAACTATCTATATATACAGGGCAACTCTATAGACGAAGACATCTTAATTAAAGCCGGAATAAAGGATGCCAGAGGATTAGTAACTGTAGTTTCCTCTGATTCAGATAATGTATACATAACCCTAACCGCCAGAGAGTTAAACCCTAAAATCTTTATTTTGGCCAGAGCGTCATATGAAGGGGCAGAGAAAAAGCTTTTAAGAGCAGGAGCAGACAAGGTTATTTCGCCCTATGTTATTGGGGGAATACGCATGGCACATGCCATTCTACGACCTACTGTTGTAGACTTTATTGAATTGGCGACCCACAAGCAGAGCATGGAGCTTCAACTGGAAGAGATTACAGTACGGAAGGCTTCCAGGCTTATCGGTGTTTCTTTAAAAGATTGTGCAATAAGACAGGATATGGGGTTAATTATTGTGGCTATAAAGAAGGCTACCGGACAGATGGTCTTTAACCCTTCATCGGAATCTAAGATTGAGTTGGGTGATACCGTCGTTGCCCTTGGCGAAAAAAAGGATTTAATAGAATTGGAAAATATGATGGGGGCGTAA